One stretch of Streptomyces hygroscopicus DNA includes these proteins:
- a CDS encoding 5,10-methylenetetrahydromethanopterin reductase, translating into MRIGVRIPPCDRVDRLARTARRAEELGFDQVWFPDSQLLWRDVFTVLTAAALGTERIGLGSAVTNLATRHPAVVASAARSVAELAPGRFTLGLGVGNSSVGPIGMRQSTGAELRDGLATLRALFAGEEWDFNGVRSRLRDPDPNVPIHMAASGPRNLRLAGEIADGVILLSGVSRNTLASATARVREGAEAAGRTAAAIPLTVSAFCAVTDDIEAEARLLKPICASIAQNGGAPFLALAGIELDVPARVEGVYPDLVHAEDWDAAVEICSAWVSDAAVLRFAQEFCLFGTAQEIAERLTALHADGVTDVFLQHVGSYDPPTELIESVGSEVLPALRPEVGR; encoded by the coding sequence ATGCGCATCGGAGTCCGTATACCGCCGTGCGACCGAGTGGACCGGCTGGCCAGGACCGCCCGGCGGGCCGAGGAACTGGGCTTCGACCAGGTGTGGTTCCCCGACTCCCAGCTACTGTGGCGGGACGTGTTCACGGTCCTGACCGCCGCCGCGCTGGGCACCGAGCGGATCGGCCTGGGCAGCGCGGTCACCAACCTGGCCACCCGGCACCCGGCCGTCGTCGCCTCGGCCGCCCGCAGCGTCGCCGAGCTGGCCCCCGGCCGGTTCACACTCGGCCTCGGCGTGGGCAACAGCTCGGTCGGCCCCATCGGCATGCGCCAGAGCACCGGGGCGGAGCTGCGCGACGGGCTCGCCACGCTGCGGGCGCTGTTCGCGGGGGAGGAGTGGGACTTCAACGGCGTACGGTCCCGGCTGCGGGACCCGGATCCGAACGTGCCGATCCACATGGCCGCCAGCGGCCCCCGCAATCTGCGGCTCGCCGGGGAGATCGCCGACGGTGTCATCCTGCTCAGCGGTGTCTCGCGGAACACCCTCGCCAGTGCCACCGCCCGGGTGCGGGAGGGCGCCGAGGCCGCGGGCCGCACCGCGGCGGCCATCCCGCTGACGGTCTCGGCGTTCTGTGCGGTGACCGACGACATCGAGGCCGAAGCCCGGCTGCTCAAGCCGATCTGCGCCTCGATCGCCCAGAACGGCGGAGCGCCCTTCCTCGCCCTGGCCGGGATCGAACTGGACGTACCCGCACGGGTGGAGGGGGTCTATCCGGACCTCGTCCACGCCGAGGACTGGGACGCGGCCGTCGAGATCTGCTCGGCCTGGGTGAGCGATGCGGCGGTGCTCCGGTTCGCCCAGGAGTTCTGCCTGTTCGGAACCGCCCAGGAGATCGCCGAACGGCTCACCGCGCTGCACGCCGACGGGGTGACCGATGTGTTCCTCCAGCACGTCGGTTCCTACGACCCGCCCACCGAGCTGATCGAAAGCGTCGGCTCCGAGGTGCTGCCCGCCCTGCGGCCGGAAGTCGGCCGGTGA
- a CDS encoding transporter — protein sequence MTTLTSTPGGAAIREPAPPATTGRTGMPRQGGTILAVPALVWYAVFMIGPVIAIFVIAALHWPGMLQPVSFAGLGNVRTVLDDPVFWDAVRNTAVQLAVALPIMIVCAYMLGYYVAQKPPGHRVIRYLLFIPGLISTPAKAMVFYAALSPDGLANGALQSVGLGSLTDAWLASPSTALACLIALDVWSGIGFTAVLFAARLDSVPDDLGEAAQLDGAGHWRTMWRIHFPVIRDYVGVVTMLQFLWTLFGSAQHVLLLTQGGPGSSSTTLSFLVYQKAFIAADLGYSQTVGVILFLAGLVGLLTIRRAFRQNY from the coding sequence ATGACGACGTTGACGTCGACCCCGGGCGGGGCCGCGATCCGTGAGCCCGCACCGCCCGCCACCACGGGGCGTACCGGCATGCCCCGGCAGGGGGGCACGATCCTCGCCGTCCCGGCGCTGGTCTGGTACGCGGTCTTCATGATCGGCCCGGTGATCGCCATCTTCGTGATCGCCGCCCTGCACTGGCCGGGCATGCTCCAGCCGGTGTCCTTCGCCGGTCTCGGCAACGTCCGCACGGTCCTCGACGACCCCGTGTTCTGGGACGCGGTGCGCAACACCGCCGTCCAGTTGGCGGTGGCGCTCCCGATCATGATCGTGTGCGCCTACATGCTGGGCTACTACGTGGCGCAGAAGCCGCCCGGGCACCGCGTCATCCGCTATCTGCTGTTCATCCCCGGCCTGATCTCCACCCCCGCCAAGGCGATGGTGTTCTACGCGGCGCTGTCCCCGGACGGGCTGGCCAACGGCGCGCTGCAGTCGGTGGGGCTCGGTTCGCTCACCGACGCCTGGCTCGCCTCGCCGTCGACGGCCCTGGCCTGTCTCATCGCCCTGGACGTGTGGAGCGGGATCGGCTTCACCGCCGTCCTGTTCGCCGCCCGGCTCGACAGCGTCCCGGACGACCTCGGCGAGGCGGCGCAGCTCGACGGGGCCGGGCACTGGCGGACCATGTGGCGCATCCACTTCCCCGTGATCCGCGACTACGTCGGCGTCGTCACCATGCTGCAGTTCCTGTGGACCCTCTTCGGTTCGGCCCAGCACGTCCTGCTGCTCACCCAGGGCGGTCCCGGCAGCTCGTCCACGACGCTGTCCTTCCTCGTCTACCAGAAGGCGTTCATCGCGGCCGACCTGGGCTACAGCCAGACCGTCGGCGTCATCCTCTTCCTGGCCGGGCTCGTCGGGCTGCTCACCATCCGCCGCGCGTTCCGCCAGAACTACTGA
- a CDS encoding ABC transporter substrate-binding protein, giving the protein MHSPLTRRGFLATGSGLAAATVLPGLSGCSALTGADSDPDTLVVHSQLGTTAPGSPTYLAALDRFRKENPGLKVKNLINGDDLAQVYETSRLARKEPDVVMVNLYDKTLAWTDVGATVDVKRYLDDWGLRTRVLPQALAEWTDAKGRVRAFPYFATNWPIAYNRALLDRAGVDAIPTTGDELIAAARKLRAKGIAPVTVGGNDWTGQKLLAQIIQTFLTEDEARHAYTTGDFGSRGAREGIDYFVTLRDAGVFADKAQGLTSDTMTTQFNTQAAAIESAMSSALAKVPEKVARHTEVGGWPLTGGAVHDKPTILRTYTLIGFWISPNGTKKIDAVEKFLRFMYRPDTVSRFIKESGRDMALRSDTLSTDFPLVAAAQRLGSTVSQALLPDVYVPPAAAQPLITATSTSFTRGTSAAKVRAALETAYRSA; this is encoded by the coding sequence GTGCACTCACCGCTGACTCGGCGCGGCTTCCTCGCCACCGGTTCCGGCCTGGCCGCCGCGACCGTCCTGCCCGGCCTGTCCGGCTGCTCCGCGCTGACCGGAGCGGACTCCGATCCCGATACGCTCGTCGTGCACAGCCAGCTGGGCACCACCGCCCCGGGATCGCCGACCTACCTCGCGGCCCTGGACCGGTTCCGCAAGGAAAATCCGGGACTCAAGGTCAAGAACCTCATCAACGGCGACGACCTCGCGCAGGTCTACGAGACCTCGCGGCTGGCCCGCAAGGAGCCGGACGTCGTCATGGTCAACCTCTACGACAAGACGCTGGCATGGACCGACGTCGGCGCCACGGTCGACGTCAAGCGCTATCTGGACGACTGGGGGCTCCGGACGCGCGTGCTCCCGCAGGCGCTGGCCGAGTGGACCGACGCCAAGGGCCGGGTGCGGGCCTTCCCCTACTTCGCCACCAACTGGCCGATCGCCTACAACAGGGCCCTGCTGGACCGGGCGGGCGTCGACGCGATACCCACCACGGGCGATGAGCTGATCGCCGCGGCCCGCAAGCTGCGCGCCAAGGGGATCGCGCCCGTGACCGTCGGCGGCAACGACTGGACCGGGCAGAAGCTGCTCGCCCAGATCATCCAGACCTTCCTCACCGAGGACGAGGCCCGGCACGCCTACACCACCGGGGACTTCGGCAGCAGGGGCGCCCGGGAGGGCATCGACTACTTCGTGACGCTGCGCGACGCGGGCGTCTTCGCCGACAAGGCCCAGGGCCTCACCTCGGACACGATGACCACGCAGTTCAACACCCAGGCCGCGGCCATCGAGTCGGCGATGTCCTCGGCGCTGGCCAAGGTGCCCGAGAAGGTGGCCCGGCACACCGAGGTCGGCGGCTGGCCCCTGACCGGCGGCGCCGTCCACGACAAGCCCACCATCCTGCGGACCTACACCCTGATCGGGTTCTGGATCAGCCCGAACGGCACCAAGAAGATCGACGCCGTCGAGAAGTTCCTGCGCTTCATGTACCGGCCGGACACCGTCTCCCGGTTCATCAAGGAGAGCGGCCGTGACATGGCGCTGCGCTCCGACACCCTCAGCACGGACTTCCCGCTGGTCGCCGCGGCCCAGCGGCTCGGCTCCACGGTCAGCCAGGCGCTGCTGCCCGATGTGTACGTCCCGCCCGCCGCCGCCCAGCCGCTGATCACCGCGACCAGCACGTCCTTCACCCGCGGCACCAGCGCCGCGAAGGTCCGCGCCGCGCTCGAGACCGCGTACCGCTCCGCGTGA
- a CDS encoding LacI family transcriptional regulator, producing the protein MSTPTVKQGRRPTIKQVAAAAGVSTAAVSQAFNDKGRLSEATRARILDTAMELGWSPSASAAALRSARTRTLALVVRRPTDVLGADPHFSELITGIEGELAPRGYGLLLHLVAGAQEENALYKRLAAEGRVDGAVLTDARADDPRPALLSRLGLPAVLLGPPDRAAAVPRVGLGHQDAAVEEVVRHLLGLGHRRIAYVAGPADLRHTRLRGGVFETALRQAGLRPYAVLHTDFTEVSAVAATQALLEPADRATAIVYANDSMAMCGIGAAQRGGLRVPDDLSVVGYDNLTLGRWLHPRLTTVDQQVRRVGAAAARLLLARCGEDVEETVLDDRPRLVVRESTGPAPG; encoded by the coding sequence GTGAGCACACCCACCGTGAAGCAGGGCCGGCGCCCCACCATCAAGCAGGTGGCCGCCGCCGCCGGGGTGTCGACCGCGGCCGTGTCCCAGGCGTTCAACGACAAGGGCCGGCTGTCGGAGGCGACCCGGGCGCGCATCCTGGACACCGCGATGGAGCTCGGCTGGTCGCCGAGCGCGTCCGCCGCCGCCCTGCGCAGCGCCCGCACCCGCACCCTCGCCCTCGTCGTCAGGCGCCCCACCGATGTGCTCGGCGCGGACCCGCACTTCAGCGAGCTGATCACCGGCATCGAGGGCGAACTGGCGCCCCGCGGCTACGGTCTGCTGCTGCACCTGGTCGCGGGCGCGCAGGAGGAGAACGCCCTCTACAAGCGGCTGGCGGCCGAGGGCCGCGTCGACGGGGCCGTCCTGACCGACGCCCGCGCCGACGATCCGCGCCCCGCCCTGCTGTCCCGCCTCGGCCTGCCCGCCGTGCTGCTCGGTCCTCCCGACCGCGCCGCCGCCGTGCCGCGCGTCGGCCTCGGCCACCAGGACGCCGCCGTCGAGGAGGTCGTCCGCCATCTGCTCGGGCTCGGACACCGGCGCATCGCCTATGTGGCGGGCCCCGCCGACCTGCGGCACACCCGGCTGCGCGGCGGTGTCTTCGAGACGGCCCTCCGGCAAGCGGGCTTGCGGCCCTACGCGGTCCTGCACACCGATTTCACCGAAGTGTCCGCCGTCGCCGCCACCCAGGCCCTGCTGGAGCCCGCCGACCGGGCCACGGCGATCGTCTACGCCAACGACTCCATGGCCATGTGCGGCATCGGCGCCGCCCAGCGCGGCGGGCTGCGCGTCCCCGACGATCTGTCCGTCGTCGGCTACGACAACCTGACGCTCGGCCGCTGGCTGCACCCCCGGCTCACCACGGTCGACCAGCAGGTGCGGCGGGTCGGCGCGGCCGCCGCCCGGCTGCTCCTCGCGCGCTGCGGCGAGGACGTCGAGGAGACGGTGCTCGACGACCGGCCGCGGCTGGTCGTCCGCGAGTCCACCGGACCCGCCCCCGGCTGA
- a CDS encoding carboxylesterase, translating to MTNTFAPIVATSQGAVRGRQEEHATVFRHIPYAAPPLGATRFAPPTPHPRWDGVRDATAAGPTAPQPKRDAFGDLDMSPYFGQGWVPGEDYLAVNVWTPDTTRDDLPVMVFVHGGGFVAGSTRSELYDGTGFARDGVVLVTLNYRLGVPGFLHLPDAPDNRGLLDVIAALRWVEENIAAFGGDRSRVTLFGQSAGATIVGAVVADPRAEGLFQRAIIQSGNGLGAFAPAQADRVTQALARILGTAPTAAALASVPDERFVEAMPQLAGIDLTVDGHFDPLIGLSPFSLVLDQQPAEAVTAGRGAGIDLLLGTNTEEGNLYLAPLGHLASSTEEDVHAVAARSHPAPQKLVEVYRRERPGASAGELRSAIMTDALFGAGTRRLAAAHAQHPSARTHVYEFAWRSRALDGRLGATHVMELPFVFDRTDLPRLHGPEAILGPAEPPAGLASRLHATWIRFARTGDPGWPPYESVRRTTMRIAEAWTQVADPGARIRRAWE from the coding sequence ATGACGAACACCTTCGCCCCCATCGTGGCCACCTCCCAAGGCGCCGTCCGCGGCCGCCAGGAGGAGCACGCCACCGTCTTCCGGCACATCCCCTATGCCGCCCCGCCACTGGGCGCCACCCGGTTCGCCCCGCCGACGCCCCACCCGCGATGGGACGGTGTCCGGGATGCCACCGCCGCGGGTCCCACGGCACCGCAGCCCAAGCGCGACGCGTTCGGCGACCTCGACATGTCCCCGTACTTCGGGCAGGGCTGGGTCCCGGGCGAGGACTACCTCGCGGTGAATGTCTGGACGCCCGACACCACACGCGACGACCTGCCGGTGATGGTGTTCGTGCACGGCGGCGGATTCGTGGCCGGGTCGACCCGGTCGGAGCTCTACGACGGCACCGGCTTCGCCCGTGACGGCGTCGTCCTGGTCACCCTCAACTACCGGCTCGGCGTGCCCGGTTTCCTGCACCTCCCCGACGCCCCCGACAACCGGGGTCTGCTGGATGTGATCGCGGCCTTGCGCTGGGTCGAGGAGAACATCGCGGCCTTCGGCGGCGACCGGTCCCGGGTGACACTCTTCGGGCAGTCGGCGGGCGCCACGATCGTGGGCGCGGTGGTGGCCGACCCGCGGGCCGAAGGTCTCTTCCAGCGGGCGATCATCCAGAGCGGCAACGGCCTGGGAGCGTTCGCCCCCGCCCAGGCCGACCGGGTCACCCAGGCCCTCGCCCGCATCCTGGGGACCGCCCCGACCGCGGCGGCGCTGGCGTCGGTCCCCGATGAGCGCTTCGTCGAGGCCATGCCCCAGCTCGCGGGCATCGATCTCACGGTCGACGGGCACTTCGATCCGTTGATCGGCCTGAGCCCGTTCAGCCTCGTCCTGGACCAGCAGCCGGCCGAGGCCGTGACCGCCGGTCGCGGCGCGGGCATCGACCTGCTGCTCGGCACGAACACCGAGGAGGGCAACCTCTATCTGGCCCCGCTCGGCCACCTGGCGTCCTCGACCGAGGAGGACGTCCACGCCGTGGCGGCACGCTCCCACCCCGCCCCGCAGAAGCTGGTGGAGGTCTACCGCCGCGAGCGGCCCGGGGCCTCCGCCGGGGAACTGCGGTCCGCCATCATGACGGACGCCCTGTTCGGCGCGGGCACGCGGCGGCTCGCGGCCGCCCACGCCCAGCATCCCTCGGCGCGGACGCACGTCTATGAGTTCGCCTGGCGGTCGCGGGCCCTGGACGGGCGGCTCGGCGCCACGCACGTCATGGAGCTGCCGTTCGTGTTCGACCGCACCGATCTGCCACGGCTCCACGGCCCCGAGGCGATCCTCGGCCCGGCCGAGCCGCCCGCCGGTCTCGCGTCCCGCCTCCACGCCACCTGGATCCGGTTCGCGAGGACGGGCGACCCCGGCTGGCCGCCGTACGAGAGCGTGCGCCGGACGACCATGCGCATCGCCGAGGCATGGACGCAGGTGGCGGACCCCGGCGCCCGGATACGGCGGGCCTGGGAATAG
- a CDS encoding transporter has protein sequence MKLGKRWLPAHLLVWTYAVLLIVPLYYFLASAFKSNEEIFAHPFALPSSFGLGNFRTAYNSADLGTAVVNSALVTVLALALTLLLALPAAFALARSTSRLASAMEKIFSLGFLIPTFAALFPTFLLAAATGLFHTRLFMVFFLPATAMPLSVVILVQFMRTIPREMEEAARMDGASTYTVLRHIYIPMCLPGIATVLLLNFLTFWNEYLYSLIIIGPDPEQRTVQVALPTLKAITGTDYGVLTAGTVLTLVPVWVVYTVLQKRMQQALINGAVKA, from the coding sequence ATGAAACTCGGCAAACGCTGGCTGCCCGCACACCTTCTGGTGTGGACCTACGCGGTGCTGCTGATCGTGCCGCTCTACTACTTCCTCGCCTCCGCGTTCAAGAGCAACGAGGAGATCTTCGCCCACCCCTTCGCGCTCCCCTCGTCCTTCGGCCTCGGCAACTTCCGCACCGCCTACAACAGTGCCGACCTGGGGACGGCCGTCGTCAACTCGGCGCTGGTGACGGTCCTCGCGCTGGCGCTGACCCTGCTGCTGGCGCTGCCCGCGGCGTTCGCGCTCGCCCGCTCGACGAGCCGGCTCGCCTCGGCGATGGAGAAGATCTTCTCGCTGGGTTTCCTCATCCCGACGTTCGCGGCGCTCTTCCCCACCTTCCTGCTCGCGGCCGCCACCGGGCTGTTCCACACCCGGCTGTTCATGGTCTTCTTCCTGCCCGCGACGGCGATGCCGCTGTCGGTGGTGATCCTGGTGCAGTTCATGCGGACCATTCCCAGGGAGATGGAGGAGGCCGCCCGGATGGACGGGGCGTCCACCTACACGGTGCTGCGGCACATCTACATACCGATGTGCCTGCCCGGCATCGCGACCGTGCTCCTGCTGAACTTCCTCACCTTCTGGAACGAGTACCTGTACTCGCTGATCATCATCGGCCCCGACCCAGAACAGCGCACCGTGCAGGTGGCCCTGCCCACCCTGAAGGCCATCACCGGCACCGACTACGGCGTCCTCACCGCCGGTACCGTACTGACCCTGGTCCCCGTATGGGTCGTCTACACGGTGCTCCAGAAGCGCATGCAGCAGGCGCTCATCAACGGGGCGGTCAAGGCGTGA
- a CDS encoding mannan endo-1,4-beta-mannosidase, giving the protein MRRHSAQLIHNPAVLPWLGANFWSRTGGPLMWRDYDPETVRAELRVLREHGLTMTRSFFYWPDFHPQPDRVDETLCERFRDFLDAHTETGMGTVPTFIVGHMSGENWDPAWRGGRDLYEDVWMVGRQAWFVSQMTRRFKDHPAVTGWLITNEMPGYGRIYQVDPPSSDVVTAWAQAMCNAVRAAGGTQPVSLGDGAWGIEVTGRDNGFSLRDTAEYVDFVGPHVYRSDTDRPRQHLRAAFECELASVTGQPVVLEEFGLSTDTVSDRNAAVYYRQTLHNSLLGGATGWIAWNNTDYDDLWDRSPYDHHPFEMHFGITDSTGAPKAPLLELAAFAEVLRDVDFAHCRRADADAALVVPAFLERGYPYSRPADRPLIFTSLHQSYVATRAADLPVGFTREADGLPGDAALYLLPATRQLTTRTRRELERRARAGATVYLSFCSGEYPGTRGPWFDDLDGLFGVELQLSYGVAEPIEDDVLEMTFTEDFGGLTAGTSLRFPVAGNEDSRAYLPVVPRDARVVAVDAHGRPALLVRDTGRGRTVLATYPLEHMAARTARANPEETHRLYAALADIAGARRPVTVDSPHAGADLLVHDDGRRFVWLVSQSPDELTVRPVADGTLRDLASGAPVAEVSLGPYGVRVLELR; this is encoded by the coding sequence ATGCGACGCCACAGCGCCCAGCTCATCCACAACCCCGCCGTCCTGCCCTGGCTCGGCGCCAACTTCTGGTCCCGCACCGGCGGGCCCCTGATGTGGCGCGACTACGACCCGGAGACGGTCCGCGCGGAACTGCGGGTGCTGCGCGAGCACGGCCTGACGATGACCCGGTCGTTCTTCTACTGGCCCGACTTCCATCCGCAGCCCGACCGCGTCGACGAGACGCTGTGCGAACGCTTCCGCGACTTCCTCGACGCCCACACCGAGACCGGCATGGGGACGGTGCCCACCTTCATCGTCGGACACATGTCGGGCGAGAACTGGGACCCCGCCTGGCGCGGGGGCCGCGACCTCTACGAGGACGTGTGGATGGTCGGCCGCCAGGCGTGGTTCGTGTCCCAGATGACCCGCCGCTTCAAGGACCACCCGGCGGTCACGGGCTGGCTCATCACCAACGAGATGCCCGGCTACGGCCGGATCTACCAGGTGGATCCGCCCTCCTCCGATGTGGTGACGGCCTGGGCGCAGGCCATGTGCAACGCCGTACGGGCGGCCGGGGGAACCCAGCCGGTCTCGCTCGGCGACGGCGCGTGGGGCATCGAGGTCACCGGCCGCGACAACGGCTTCTCGCTGCGCGATACCGCCGAGTACGTGGACTTCGTGGGCCCGCATGTGTACCGCTCGGACACCGACCGGCCCCGTCAGCACCTGCGCGCCGCCTTCGAGTGCGAACTGGCGTCGGTCACCGGACAGCCCGTCGTCCTGGAGGAGTTCGGCCTCTCCACGGACACCGTGTCCGACCGGAACGCGGCGGTCTACTACCGGCAGACCCTGCACAACTCCCTGCTCGGCGGGGCCACGGGCTGGATCGCCTGGAACAACACCGACTACGACGACCTGTGGGACCGCTCGCCGTACGACCACCACCCCTTCGAGATGCACTTCGGCATCACCGACAGCACCGGTGCCCCCAAGGCCCCGCTGCTCGAACTCGCCGCATTCGCCGAGGTGTTGAGGGACGTGGACTTCGCACACTGCCGACGCGCCGACGCGGACGCGGCGCTGGTCGTGCCCGCCTTCCTGGAGCGCGGCTACCCCTACAGCAGGCCCGCCGACCGCCCGCTGATCTTCACCTCCCTGCACCAGAGCTATGTCGCCACCCGCGCCGCCGACCTGCCGGTGGGCTTCACCCGGGAGGCCGACGGACTGCCCGGCGACGCGGCCCTGTACCTGCTGCCGGCCACCCGCCAGCTCACCACGCGCACCCGGCGTGAGCTCGAACGCCGCGCCCGCGCGGGCGCCACGGTCTACCTCTCGTTCTGCTCCGGCGAATACCCCGGGACCCGCGGCCCGTGGTTCGACGACCTGGACGGGCTGTTCGGCGTCGAGCTGCAGCTCTCCTACGGTGTCGCCGAGCCCATCGAGGACGATGTCCTGGAGATGACGTTCACCGAGGACTTCGGCGGGCTGACGGCCGGGACCTCGCTGCGCTTCCCCGTCGCGGGCAACGAGGACAGCCGGGCGTATCTGCCGGTCGTGCCGCGGGACGCCCGGGTGGTGGCCGTCGACGCCCACGGGCGGCCCGCCCTCCTGGTGCGCGACACCGGGCGCGGACGCACCGTCCTGGCCACCTACCCCCTGGAGCACATGGCCGCCCGCACCGCGCGTGCCAACCCCGAGGAAACCCACCGGCTGTACGCGGCGCTCGCCGACATCGCCGGGGCCCGCCGCCCGGTGACGGTCGACAGCCCCCATGCCGGCGCCGACCTGCTCGTCCATGACGACGGGCGCCGCTTCGTATGGCTGGTCAGCCAGAGCCCCGACGAGCTCACCGTCCGCCCCGTCGCCGACGGCACCCTGCGCGACCTCGCCTCCGGCGCACCGGTCGCGGAGGTGTCGCTCGGCCCGTACGGGGTGCGCGTCCTGGAGCTGCGGTGA
- a CDS encoding endo-1,4-beta-xylanase translates to MVINSRQEHRDRRPRLRVRRAFSLGVVGFLTAAGVLALSGPASAASTLGGAAAAKGRYFGAAVAAGHLGESPYAATLDTEFNAVTPENEMKWDAVEKSRNSFTFGSADQIVGHAQGKGMKIRGHTLVWHSQLPGWVGALSATELRSAMNNHITKVMQHYQGKIYAWDVVNEAFQDGNSGARRSSPFQDKLGDGFIEEAFRTARAADPNAKLCYNDYNTDGQNAKSNAVYNMVKDFKARGVPIDCVGFQSHFNSQSPVPGDYQQNLQRFAALGVDVQITELDIEGSGTAQADSYRRVTQACLAVSRCTGITVWGIPDKYSWRAGGTPLLFDDNYGKKPAYNAVLAALGGTSDGGGGGRTCTVSYAETQRWGDRFNGEVTVRAGTSAISGWTVTVTVRSAQSVATTWNGSPTWDGSGKVMTMRPNGNGSLGAGAATSFGFTVMANGDWSAPTIGSCTAS, encoded by the coding sequence ATGGTCATCAATTCCCGTCAGGAACACAGAGATCGGCGTCCTCGGTTACGCGTCCGAAGGGCGTTCAGCCTCGGTGTCGTCGGCTTCCTCACCGCGGCCGGTGTTCTGGCCCTGTCCGGCCCCGCCAGCGCCGCGAGCACCCTCGGCGGTGCGGCGGCGGCCAAGGGCCGGTACTTCGGTGCCGCCGTTGCCGCGGGCCACCTCGGCGAATCCCCGTACGCCGCCACGCTGGACACCGAGTTCAACGCCGTCACACCCGAGAACGAGATGAAGTGGGACGCCGTCGAAAAGTCCCGGAACTCGTTCACCTTCGGCTCCGCGGACCAGATCGTCGGCCATGCTCAGGGCAAGGGCATGAAGATCCGCGGCCACACACTGGTCTGGCACTCCCAACTGCCCGGCTGGGTAGGCGCTTTGAGCGCCACCGAGCTGCGCTCGGCGATGAACAACCACATCACCAAGGTGATGCAGCACTACCAGGGCAAGATCTACGCCTGGGACGTGGTCAACGAGGCGTTCCAGGACGGCAACAGCGGTGCGCGGCGCAGTTCGCCGTTCCAGGACAAGCTCGGCGACGGCTTCATCGAGGAGGCGTTCCGCACCGCCCGTGCGGCCGACCCCAACGCCAAACTCTGCTACAACGATTACAACACCGACGGTCAGAACGCGAAGAGCAACGCCGTCTACAACATGGTGAAGGACTTCAAGGCCCGTGGTGTGCCGATCGACTGCGTCGGCTTCCAGTCACACTTCAACAGCCAGTCCCCGGTGCCCGGTGACTACCAGCAGAACCTCCAGCGCTTCGCCGCCCTCGGCGTCGATGTGCAGATCACGGAGCTGGACATCGAGGGTTCCGGCACGGCCCAGGCCGACAGCTACCGCCGCGTCACGCAGGCGTGCCTGGCCGTGTCCCGCTGTACCGGCATCACCGTATGGGGCATCCCCGACAAGTACTCATGGCGCGCCGGCGGCACCCCGCTGCTGTTCGACGACAACTACGGCAAGAAGCCCGCGTACAACGCGGTGCTCGCCGCGCTGGGCGGCACCAGCGATGGTGGCGGCGGCGGCCGGACGTGCACCGTGTCGTACGCCGAGACGCAACGGTGGGGCGACCGTTTCAACGGTGAGGTGACGGTGCGGGCGGGCACCTCCGCCATCAGCGGCTGGACGGTGACGGTGACCGTGCGTTCCGCGCAGAGCGTGGCCACGACCTGGAACGGCAGTCCCACCTGGGACGGCAGCGGCAAGGTCATGACGATGCGGCCCAATGGCAACGGCAGCCTGGGCGCCGGAGCGGCGACCAGCTTCGGCTTCACGGTCATGGCGAACGGGGACTGGTCGGCCCCCACCATCGGTTCGTGCACCGCCTCCTAG
- a CDS encoding beta-lactamase has translation MQQITLGDVTITRVEEYYGPVDLSPRAFFPESPEKVWEDNASWLVPDFYDPAADNVRSAIQTWVLRSEGKTILVDTGVGNHKHRPYAQVWGYLNTDFLGNLARAGVRPEDVDVVINTHLHVDHVGWNTRLDGRQWVPTFPNATYLMPERDFEFWNPENEHKTVFGRGNQNVFEDSVVPIQEAGKAVLWDGSLDIDANLRLELAPGHTPGSSVLALDSRGDRALFVGDMLHNPVQIADPDTNSCFCENPAESRATRRRILGRAAEENTLVFPAHLGGHGAAEVRRDGGGFAIKEWAAFARL, from the coding sequence ATGCAGCAGATAACGCTGGGCGATGTCACCATCACACGCGTCGAGGAATACTACGGCCCGGTCGACCTGTCGCCCCGGGCATTCTTCCCGGAAAGCCCGGAGAAGGTCTGGGAGGACAACGCGTCCTGGCTGGTCCCTGACTTCTACGATCCCGCCGCCGACAATGTGCGATCCGCGATTCAGACCTGGGTCCTGCGCAGCGAGGGCAAGACCATTCTCGTCGATACCGGTGTGGGCAACCACAAGCACCGGCCCTACGCCCAGGTGTGGGGCTATCTGAACACCGACTTCCTGGGGAATCTCGCCAGGGCCGGAGTGCGGCCGGAAGACGTCGACGTCGTGATCAACACGCATCTGCACGTCGACCACGTGGGCTGGAACACCCGGCTCGACGGTCGGCAGTGGGTGCCGACCTTCCCGAATGCCACCTATCTCATGCCGGAGCGCGACTTCGAGTTCTGGAATCCGGAGAATGAGCACAAGACAGTGTTCGGCAGGGGCAATCAGAATGTCTTCGAGGATTCCGTCGTCCCCATCCAGGAAGCGGGCAAGGCGGTGCTGTGGGACGGCAGCCTCGACATCGACGCCAATCTGCGACTGGAACTCGCCCCCGGACACACACCGGGATCGTCCGTGCTCGCTCTCGATTCCCGAGGCGATCGCGCGCTCTTCGTGGGGGACATGCTGCACAACCCGGTGCAGATCGCGGATCCCGACACCAATAGCTGCTTCTGCGAGAACCCGGCCGAATCCCGCGCCACCCGCCGCCGGATCCTGGGCCGGGCGGCCGAGGAGAACACCCTGGTCTTCCCCGCCCACCTGGGCGGTCATGGCGCCGCGGAGGTGCGGCGCGACGGCGGCGGGTTCGCCATCAAGGAATGGGCGGCCTTCGCGCGCCTGTGA